The Hyla sarda isolate aHylSar1 chromosome 2, aHylSar1.hap1, whole genome shotgun sequence genome includes the window agtgcccatttaagtatataaatggtccgtgcaaaaaaaaaaaaaaactatggggaAAAACAGTTCCAGGTAAAACCCcctcaaaagacaagggggcactccctccatctggaggaaaaaaaggtttagtctcaagggcaacaagccttctttaccataagaactgtgaatttatgggacAGTGTCTCagaaactggtcacagcaggaacagttgatgGCTTCAAAACACGGTTAGATATATTCCTAgagcaaaataacattaatgcttatgcagaaatagagCATCCTCTccccttcacctccttggttgaacttgatggacatatgtcttttttaacTATACTATGTAACCAAAAAAGGCATTAGATCTAAGAAAGTAAGTTACTGCTgtccctataataataataaaaagctgtGTCTTAGGGTACACCCACATGGAATGGAAAACATAATTTTCTTGTCTTGAAAAGTTCCACACCACATGGGTGTAGATTCTCAATGCACAAATCAGCAGCATTTTTCAGTTGGGATGTATCCGGAGAGACATAGAGGCTCATGACAAGAACATAGTTTtgtctctgtataaatcattagtcagacaacataaggagtattgtgtccaattttggtcacctgtatataaggacatggctgaactgaagAGGGTGCATAGGAGGCCGACAAAGATAattgatggtatgggaggattacaggaccaagacaggttatcaagcttggggttatttagtttggagaaaagacaccTTAGGgacgatctgatcacaatgtacagatatatgaatagacagtacagagatctttccagtgatctttttatacctaggctggtATCCATGACATGGGGCATTCTCTATGTCTGGATGaatgaaggtttcaccatcatcacagagattctttactgtaagagcagtgagactatggatctcTCTGTCGCATGatattgtgatgtctgactcactaAAATagaggggcctggatgtttttttaCAGAGTAATgacattacaagttatggatactagatttatgggatagaacgttgatccagggactcTCTTtgtatcaacacagtagggtcttAGGTTGCACTCTATGGACTCTGGCCTTTTTTCaatcttacaaactatgttatttTGGACATGCCCTGTACCAGCAAAGTAAAGTGGTTGcatataaataatgataataagatCTAATATAAGTGGGAAACAGTAAAGTTCTGTCAGAGGAGTAAGAGAGGGAACTCAATCTTTGACAGTTTGTTTAATTATTAAACCTCCTCCACAGTCTGATAttcaaatatcttttttttctttttaatttgagTATAAGGCCATTTTTAAATGGTTAAACATACACTGAACgcaataaaaatataatacatacatactatAATTTAAATGCTGAGCATTGTCCTTGGGTAGATGTAGCCATTAATTCATGCTTGCCTtcatataaaaagtgtattaaggtAGTTTCAAATAATCATACACAGGAATTTTGGAACACCAACATGGTACTTTAGTATTTGAAAACGTAAAGCTGAAAACATGCGGTAAACTGTGTACAACACAATATCCATTGGATACAAAATATATGTGATACCAACCTATAATGTTGCAAGAAATTTTGGCAGTTCTGTACAATAGCTTCTAATTGAACCTACTGAAGAAACTGGTAATCCGTCTGCTTTCTGTTTCAGCTTTCCAAGAAGAATAAATGCTGAACATTAGTAGGCTTAAAAAGCACGTGTTTGTTTGGGTCAACATAAAACCAAATATACATTTAGACCTATAGTTGAAATATTCAAGGGTGTGACTGTTGCTCTTGTAAATAGTCTAGTCAGGTCATTTTGTAGCATTTGCGGAGCCTAACTATATAACTAAAATTGAACCTGATTCATGTGTTCCGAGTCCCTAAATCCATGCATTTACAGCCATAACCACAAGCATATTTCAAAAGGCAAAGGATCCAAATGTGCACGGGCCATGGCGGTACTTGTTTCATTGTTCcagaggagtttttttttattttttaagtcttTCATATAAATCATTCACTGGTATTGCTGGTAACTACCAAAGGGGGATGCTGGACTTAGCTGGGATGAATCTTCTGGTATAGGTGGACCTTAAtatagaaagagaaaaaaaaacacggtAACCCCATCAACCTTCATCAAAGCCTGAGTCAACTTGCACTGTTTTAAATTaacaaactgaagaaaaaaaatgagaaCTATATACAAGATTTTTTCCCCATGTTTTAAAAGCAAGTTTAAAACATGTCTGTGTGGCTGCACCTACCATTTACAAACTGTGAAGAGGCGAATCGTGTCAGCAAGATTCCTGCACCTTCTATTAAGGCCAAAAGAATTCCACCCATTGCAGCAGAGCCAACCATGGCAACAGGACCATCTGGGAAAATAAGTCAGTAAACTGAGTATCCTAGTAAAGTACACAGCAACATAATTTATATTTCAACTAGTTATTCCCGTCTAGCTGAATATTCGTGGAGTATTTACTTTCTTTTGGGTCATGTGTTCTCAAGGGGAACCCCTGGAAATTACGTGTTCTTCACAGTGGGTACCATATCAGCTACTAGAACCGCCTGTATGATGAAACTGCATTGAATGTTCTACACGTTCTCCACATAGGGGAATATCGCAGTTACCGATTATCAGAATACAGGTCCTGTCACacagttagggtgcattcacaccacgtttttgcaatacagttcccgtatatgttttctatgtgaaaactgtATGAaatcgtattgaaaaccgtatgaattgactctccattgaaaaccgtatgccaaaagatgcatcaggttgtgtccgtttttgcatcctgtacggttttgtctgtttttattcctgtacccaaaaccgtagtctaccacggttttaggtccggttgaaaaactgtattaaaccgtatacgttttttttttttaacatgggagtcaatgggaaccgtacagaaccatatgtgcatacagttccatccggttttcaccatacggtttttgactttgcagttttttttcttggaatttcaatcaaacaagtaaaactttattcaaaatggagtgaaaagttaaaaacgtatacttttttttcttaaaaaacggatgcaaccggatgtcatttttcaaactgtatacggtttttaactgtatacgggttaaaatttgtacacacgttttgatacagtttagtcaggttttgaggaatccgtttttcctcaaaaacctgatacgggaactgtattgcaaaaacgtggtgtgaatgcacccttatactgGAGATGATGCCTCAGCCTTCCTGACTGAATACCTAAGGTCTCTTTGCTTATTTAGGAGAATATAAAAGTATTTATTATTACAGCATCCTCCCAACAGGTAATGGCTCTAGCTGCCCATGTGATGTGTGCTGATGTTTCATAAGATTGATAGCAAAGAAGATTGAAAGGGAAAGAAGGATAAAATCTAAAAGGCAAGATGGTTACAAATAATAAGCAAAGAGGAGGGTGGGCTACAACACAAGAAGGTGCAAAATACATAGAAAAAGTTCAGATTGTGATAAACAattggggggaggagggggtatgGATTCAGAATGGAAACGTTTTGCTGGCCTTCTTCTCTAAGCTACACTACAAAAGCAGCAAGTTTGATTAAAATAATTAAACATTTTATCATACAAATGTAATAGTGAAAACCACACACTGTGTTAATCCAGATACTTACTTCTGGCAGCCAAAATTGCGCCAGTCATAGCCCCACTTGTGATAGAATTCCACGGATCTTCCTTCCCTCGTAATTTAACCATACTGCAATCTATCATGGAGAACAGACCACCCCACACTGCAAAACTacctagaaaaaaaagatatatatatattgtgcataCTATTTTGCAGAATGTAGGCAACTTTCTATACATCtcctgtaaaaaatatatatatatatatatatatatatatatatatatatatatatatatatatatatatatacacacacacacacacacacacacacacacacacacacacacaattatgtATTTTGATTCCAGAGGGTTGCCTAAACGTTTCACCAGTAAAGTATTCCATCAGCACAGGATTTCAGCTTTTAGAtccttggtctccaaactgtggactggctgttgcaaaactacaattcccagcatgccaggacaaccaacgactgtctgagcatgctgggtactccgccccttgacatcttatcctctatccaaaggatatgggataagatttcttatcgcgggggtcccgctgctgggaacccccacaatctctccttgcacccctatcatctggtgcacggagcgagtgaccttcatgcctgatgactggtgaggcactccctgcccccttaatgcaagtctatgggagggggacatAGCAGCTGTCATgcccaatcccatagacttgcattgagagggcagggccatgacatcacaatcctctTGCCCCTGCATtgtcagtcatcaggcacagagcaaagcAAGCTTAATGCACCAGATgacggggggctgcaggagagatcgcaaagttccccagcggcgggactcccgcgatcagacattttatcccctatcctttggataagatgtctaggggcagagtatccctttaaggacaacCGTTTAGAGACTACTGTTCTAAATGGTAATAAGAATAGTTTCAACTACTGAAAACACACTGGATTCAAACTGGTATGTCAGTAATACAGTAAAACTGAAACATCGCAGTATTTCAGTATGACAATTTTACGATATCTCTGTGTTTTGGCACAATCACCTCATGCTTGGAAATCCATATCCGGAAGACACACGAAAGGTAAAAGGTTACTCAGTAAGTGGCTGTGGTGACTACTGCCCCACCCTGCAGGCTTGGATACTGATatcggccctcatttacttagaaaatcgggttgtaagtcta containing:
- the TIMM17A gene encoding mitochondrial import inner membrane translocase subunit Tim17-A isoform X1; the protein is MEEYTREPCPWRIVDDCGGAFTMGIIGGGIFQSIKGFRNSPQGVKHRMKGSFVAIRTRAPQLGGSFAVWGGLFSMIDCSMVKLRGKEDPWNSITSGAMTGAILAARNGPVAMVGSAAMGGILLALIEGAGILLTRFASSQFVNGPPIPEDSSQLSPASPFGSYQQYQ
- the TIMM17A gene encoding mitochondrial import inner membrane translocase subunit Tim17-A isoform X3: MGIIGGGIFQSIKGFRNSPQGVKHRMKGSFVAIRTRAPQLGGSFAVWGGLFSMIDCSMVKLRGKEDPWNSITSGAMTGAILAARNGPVAMVGSAAMGGILLALIEGAGILLTRFASSQFVNGPPIPEDSSQLSPASPFGSYQQYQ
- the TIMM17A gene encoding mitochondrial import inner membrane translocase subunit Tim17-A isoform X2; its protein translation is MTSTVQGPWRIVDDCGGAFTMGIIGGGIFQSIKGFRNSPQGVKHRMKGSFVAIRTRAPQLGGSFAVWGGLFSMIDCSMVKLRGKEDPWNSITSGAMTGAILAARNGPVAMVGSAAMGGILLALIEGAGILLTRFASSQFVNGPPIPEDSSQLSPASPFGSYQQYQ